The following proteins are co-located in the Neomonachus schauinslandi chromosome 8, ASM220157v2, whole genome shotgun sequence genome:
- the STK19 gene encoding serine/threonine-protein kinase 19 isoform X2: MSRKRQRLVPDAFGLKRRRERGQAEADPLRGESGSARAAVAELVQLFPRSLFEDALPPIALRSQVYSLVPDRTAADRQLKALQEQGEIRIIQLGFDLDAHGIIFTEDYRTRGARLSLAWSGRPSTGSYSYQSFWAGGRLPRCDLASPTTCMTSLGPSWWTVSPPLLELSSACQRREDSACHCIPPQSGVRGAQEYCPVVAETGSPWEGEGARMSVGIVSAQRVRRDCCCLPGL; the protein is encoded by the exons ATGAGCCGGAAGAGGCAGCGCCTGGTCCCGGACGCCTTTGGGCTGAAGAGGCGGCGGGAACGAGGGCAGGCAGAGGCGGATCCTCTGAGGGGCGAGTCAG GGTCGGCGCGCGCGGCCGTCGCCGAGCTGGTGCAGCTGTTCCCGCGAAGCCTGTTCGAGGACGCGCTGCCGCCCATCGCGCTGAGGAGCCAGGTGTACAGCCTTGTGCCCGACCGGACGGCGGCCGACCGGCAGCTG AAGGCGCTTCAAGAGCAGGGGGAGATCAGAATCATCCAGCTAGGCTTTGACTTGGACGCCCATGGAATTATCTTCACTGAGGACTACAGGACCAGA GGCGCCAGGCTGTCCTTGGCATGGTCCGGAAGGCCAAGTACCGGGAGCTACTCCTATCAGAGCTTTTGGGCCGGCGGGCGCCTGCCGCGGTGCGACTTGGCCTCACCTACCACGTGCATGACCTCATTGGGGCCCAGCTGGTGGACTG TGTCTCCACCACTTCTGGAACTCTCCTCCGCCTGCCAGAGACGTGAGGATTCTGCTTGTCATTGCATACCTCCCCAGAGTGGGGTGAGAGGGGCTCAGGAGTACTGTCCAGTGGTGGCTGAGACAGGGTCACCTTGGGAAGGCGAGGGAGCGCGGATGAGTGTTGGCATTGTATCTGCACAAAGGGTCAGACGTGATTGCTGCTGTTTACCTGGGCTCTGA
- the STK19 gene encoding serine/threonine-protein kinase 19 isoform X3 has protein sequence MSRKRQRLVPDAFGLKRRRERGQAEADPLRGESGSARAAVAELVQLFPRSLFEDALPPIALRSQVYSLVPDRTAADRQLKALQEQGEIRIIQLGFDLDAHGIIFTEDYRTRVLKACDGRPYAGAVQKFLASVLPACGDLSFQQDQMTQTFGFRDPEITQLVNAGVLTVRDAGSWWLAVPGAGRFIKYFVKGRQAVLGMVRKAKYRELLLSELLGRRAPAAVRLGLTYHVHDLIGAQLVDCVSTTSGTLLRLPET, from the exons ATGAGCCGGAAGAGGCAGCGCCTGGTCCCGGACGCCTTTGGGCTGAAGAGGCGGCGGGAACGAGGGCAGGCAGAGGCGGATCCTCTGAGGGGCGAGTCAG GGTCGGCGCGCGCGGCCGTCGCCGAGCTGGTGCAGCTGTTCCCGCGAAGCCTGTTCGAGGACGCGCTGCCGCCCATCGCGCTGAGGAGCCAGGTGTACAGCCTTGTGCCCGACCGGACGGCGGCCGACCGGCAGCTG AAGGCGCTTCAAGAGCAGGGGGAGATCAGAATCATCCAGCTAGGCTTTGACTTGGACGCCCATGGAATTATCTTCACTGAGGACTACAGGACCAGA GTCCTCAAGGCCTGCGATGGCCGACCATATGCTGGGGCAGTGCAAAAGTTTCTGGCTTCGGTACTTCCAGCCTGTGGGGACCTTAGCTTCCAGCAAGACCAAATGACACAGACCTTCGGCTTCAGGGACCCAGAGATCAC GCAGCTAGTGAATGCTGGAGTCCTCACCGTCCGAGATGCCGGGAGTTGGTGGCTGGCCGTGCCTGGAGCTGGGagattcattaaatattttgttaaag GGCGCCAGGCTGTCCTTGGCATGGTCCGGAAGGCCAAGTACCGGGAGCTACTCCTATCAGAGCTTTTGGGCCGGCGGGCGCCTGCCGCGGTGCGACTTGGCCTCACCTACCACGTGCATGACCTCATTGGGGCCCAGCTGGTGGACTG TGTCTCCACCACTTCTGGAACTCTCCTCCGCCTGCCAGAGACGTGA
- the STK19 gene encoding serine/threonine-protein kinase 19 isoform X1: MSRKRQRLVPDAFGLKRRRERGQAEADPLRGESGSARAAVAELVQLFPRSLFEDALPPIALRSQVYSLVPDRTAADRQLVSGVGATDGSRFPASRALPRVPITQTKALQEQGEIRIIQLGFDLDAHGIIFTEDYRTRVLKACDGRPYAGAVQKFLASVLPACGDLSFQQDQMTQTFGFRDPEITQLVNAGVLTVRDAGSWWLAVPGAGRFIKYFVKGRQAVLGMVRKAKYRELLLSELLGRRAPAAVRLGLTYHVHDLIGAQLVDCVSTTSGTLLRLPET, from the exons ATGAGCCGGAAGAGGCAGCGCCTGGTCCCGGACGCCTTTGGGCTGAAGAGGCGGCGGGAACGAGGGCAGGCAGAGGCGGATCCTCTGAGGGGCGAGTCAG GGTCGGCGCGCGCGGCCGTCGCCGAGCTGGTGCAGCTGTTCCCGCGAAGCCTGTTCGAGGACGCGCTGCCGCCCATCGCGCTGAGGAGCCAGGTGTACAGCCTTGTGCCCGACCGGACGGCGGCCGACCGGCAGCTGGTGAGTGGCGTCGGAGCGACGGACGGAAGCCGCTTCCCGGCGTCGCGGGCGCTCCCGAGGGTCCCCATCACCCAGACG AAGGCGCTTCAAGAGCAGGGGGAGATCAGAATCATCCAGCTAGGCTTTGACTTGGACGCCCATGGAATTATCTTCACTGAGGACTACAGGACCAGA GTCCTCAAGGCCTGCGATGGCCGACCATATGCTGGGGCAGTGCAAAAGTTTCTGGCTTCGGTACTTCCAGCCTGTGGGGACCTTAGCTTCCAGCAAGACCAAATGACACAGACCTTCGGCTTCAGGGACCCAGAGATCAC GCAGCTAGTGAATGCTGGAGTCCTCACCGTCCGAGATGCCGGGAGTTGGTGGCTGGCCGTGCCTGGAGCTGGGagattcattaaatattttgttaaag GGCGCCAGGCTGTCCTTGGCATGGTCCGGAAGGCCAAGTACCGGGAGCTACTCCTATCAGAGCTTTTGGGCCGGCGGGCGCCTGCCGCGGTGCGACTTGGCCTCACCTACCACGTGCATGACCTCATTGGGGCCCAGCTGGTGGACTG TGTCTCCACCACTTCTGGAACTCTCCTCCGCCTGCCAGAGACGTGA
- the DXO gene encoding decapping and exoribonuclease protein translates to MDRRENKRRAEKVEAAEPRNKLPSPASLLPTDPALYSGSFPFYGRPSELGCFSLDAQRQYHGDAQALRYYSPPPTNDQGPHFDLRDGYPDRYQPRDEEVQEGLDHLLRWLLDHRGKLEGGPGWLAGAIVTWRGHLTKLLTTPYEQQEGWQLAASRFQGTLYLSEVETPAARAQRLARPPLLRELMYMGYKFEQYMCADKPGSSPDPSGEVNTNVAFCSVLRSRLGNHRLLFSGEVDCTDPRAPSTQPPACYVELKTSKEMHRPGHWRSFYRHKLLKWWAQSFLLGVPNVVAGFRNPEGFVCSLKTFPTMEMFEYVRNDRDGWNPSVCMNFCAAFLSFAQNTVVQDDPRLVHLFSWEPGSPVTVSKHRDAPYAFLPTWYMEAMTQDLPSAPKTPSPKD, encoded by the exons ATGGATcgcagagagaacaagagaagagcGGAGAAGGTAGAGGCGGCTGAGCCTCGGAACAAACTCCCCAGCCCAGCATCCTTGCTGCCCACAGACCCTGCTCTCTACTCTGGGTCCTTCCCTTTCTATGGGCGCCCTTCCGAATTGGGCTGCTTTTCCCTGGATGCACAACGCCAGTACCATGGAGATGCTCAAGCCTTGCGCTACTACAGCCCACCCCCTACCAATGACCAAGGCCCCCACTTTGATCTCAGAGATGGTTACCCTGATCGATACCAGCCCAGGGATGAGGAGGTCCAAGAGGGACTGGACCACTTGCTGCGCTGGCTCCTGGATCACCGAGGCAAGCTGGAGGG GGGTCCAGGCTGGCTGGCAGGGGCCATAGTGACATGGCGGGGGCATCTGACCAAATTGCTGACGACACCGTATGAGCAGCAGGAGGGCTGGCAGCTGGCAGCCTCCCGCTTCCAGGGCACACTGTACCTGAGTGAGGTAGAGACACCAGCAGCTCGGGCCCAGAGGCTTGCCCGGCCACCCCTCCTCCGGGAGCTTATGTACATGGGGTACAAGTTTGAGCAGTACATGTGTGCAG ACAAACCTGGAAGCTCCCCGGACCCCTCTGGGGAGGTTAACACCAATGTGGCCTTCTGCTCTGTGCTACGCAGCCGCCTGGGAAACCATCGTCTGCTCTTCTCAGGGGAGGTAGACTGCACGGACCCCCGGGCCCCATCCACACAGCCCCCTGCCTGCTATGTGGAGCTCAAGACCTCCAAGGAGATGCACAGGCCTGGCCACTGGAGGAGCTTCTACAG ACATAAGCTCCTAAAATGGTGGGCTCAGTCATTCCTTTTGGGGGTCCCAAACGTCGTTGCTGGCTTCCGTAACCCAGAGGGTTTCGTCTGTTCCCTCAAGACCTTTCCTACCATGGAGATGTTCGAATATGTCAGG AACGACCGTGATGGCTGGAATCCCTCTGTGTGCATGAACTTCTGTGCCGCCTTCCTTAGCTTTGCCCAGAACACCGTTGTCCAGGATGACCCCAG GCTTGTCCATCTCTTCTCCTGGGAGCCTGGCAGCCCAGTCACAGTGTCTAAACATCGAGACGCACCCTATGCCTTCCTGCCCACGTGGTACATGGAAGCCATGACCCAGGACCTCCCATCAGCCCCCAAGACACCTTCCCCCAAAGACTGA
- the SKIV2L gene encoding helicase SKI2W codes for MMETERLVLPPPDPLDLPLRPVELGCTGRWELLNVPGAPESTLPHGLPPCAPDLRQEAEQLFLSSPAWLPLHGVEHSTRKWQRKMDPWSLLATQGAPVPSDLQAQRHPTTGQILGYKEVLLENTDLSATTSLSLRRPPGPISQSLWGNPTQYPFWPGGMDEPTIIDLSTREEAEEEIDFEQDLLTVPPGFKKGVDFAPKDHPAPAPSLLSLSRLLEPLDLGGGDEDESEAVGQPGIPRGDTVSTSPCSASLARASSLEDLVLKEASTAVSPPEPPKPLPQEQWAIPVDVTSPVGDFYRLIPQLAFQWAFEPDVFQKQAILHLERHDSVFVAAHTSAGKTVVAEYAIALAQKHMTRTIYTSPIKALSNQKFRDFRNTFGDVGLLTGDVQLHPEASCLIMTTEILRSMLYSGSDVIRDLEWVIFDEVHYINDAERGVVWEEVLIMLPDHVSIILLSATVPNALEFADWIGRLKRRQIYVISTVARPVPLEHYLFTGNSPKTQGELFLLLDSRGTFHTKGYYAAVEAKKERMSKHAQTFGAKQPTHQGGPAQDRGVYLSLLASLRTRAQLPVVVFTFSRGRCDEQASGLTSLDLTTSSEKSEIHLFLQRCLARLRGSDRQLPQVLHMSELLHRGLGVHHSGILPILKEIVEMLFSRGLVKVLFATETFAMGVNMPARTVVFDSMRKHDGSTFRDLLPGEYVQMAGRAGRRGLDSTGTVILLCKGRVPEMADLHRMMMGKPSQLQSQFRLTYTMILNLLRVDALRVEDMMKRSFSEFPSRKDSKAHEQALVELTKRLGALEEPDTTGQLVDLPEYYSWGEELTETRSLIQRRIMESVNGLKSLSAGRVVVVKNQEYHNTLGVILQVSSNSTNRVFTTLVLCDKPVCEDPQERAPATPDVPYPDDLVGFKLFLPEGPCDHTVAKLQPGDVAAITTKVLRVNGEKILEDFSKRLQPKFKKDPPIAAVTTAVQELLRLAQAYPAGPPTLDPVNDLQLKDVSVVEGGLRAHKLEELIWGAQCVHSPRFSAQYLKLQERMQIQKEMERLHFLLSDQSLLLLPEYHQRAEVLRTLGYVDEAGTVKLAGRVACAMSSHELLLTELMFDNALSALRPEEIAALLSGLVCQSPGDPGEQLPSTLKQGVERVRAVAKRIGEVQVACGLNQTVEEFVGELNFGLVEVVYEWARGMPFSELAGLSGTPEGLVVRCIQRLAEMCRSLRGAARLVGEPVLGAKMETAATLLRRDIVFAASLYTQ; via the exons ATGATGGAGACCGAGCGACTcg TGCTGCCTCCTCCAGATCCCCTGGATCTGCCCCTTCGGCCGGTGGAGCTGGGATGCACAGGGCGCTGGGAGCTGCTGAATGTGCCTGGGGCTCCAGAGAGCACC CTTCCCCACGgcctccctccctgtgccccagATCTGCGGCAGGAAGCAGAGCAGTTGTTTTTGTCATCTCCAGCCTGGTTGCCTCTGCATGGTGTGGAGCACTCCACCCG aAAATGGCAGAGGAAAATGGATCCCTGGTCTCTCCTGGCCACACAGGGGGCCCCAGTGCCCTCCGACCTTCAGGCCCAAAGACACCCAACCACAGGCCAGATTCTGGGCTACAAAGAG GTCCTGCTGGAGAATACAGACCTATCGGCTACCACCTCCTTGTCTCTTCGCCGGCCCCCAGGGCCCATCTCCCAGTCCCTGTGGGGGAATCCAACACAGTACCCTTTCTGGCCAG GTGGAATGGATGAGCCCACCATAATAGATCTGAGCACTcgggaggaggctgaggaggagatAGACTTTGAGCAAG ATCTTCTTACTGTTCCACCTGGCTTCAAGAAAGGTGTGGACTTTGCACCAAAGG ATCACCCAGCTCCAGCTCCCAGCTTGCTGAGCCTCAGCCGTTTGTTGGAGCCTCTGGATTTGGGTGGGGGAGATGAGGATGAGAGTGAGGCAGTGGGACAGCCAGGAATTCCCAGAGGGGACACTGTCTCTACCTCCCCTTGCAGTGCTTCCCTGGCCCGAGCAAGCAGCTTGGAGGACCTAGTGTTGAAG GAAGCATCCACAGCTGTATCCCCTCCAGAACCCCCCAAACCCCTGCCTCAGGAGCAGTGGGCGATTCCTGTGGATGTCACCTCCCCTGTTGGTGATTTCTACCGCCTCATTCCCCAGCTGGCCTTCCAG TGGGCATTTGAGCCAGATGTGTTCCAGAAGCAGGCCATCCTGCACTTGGAGCGGCACGACTCTGTCTTCGTTGCGGCTCATACATCTGCGGGGAAGACGGTTGTGGCTGAATACGCCATTGCCCTTGCCCAGAAACACATGACGCG caccatttacacGTCGCCCATCAAGGCCCTGAGCAACCAGAAGTTCCGAGACTTTCGAAACACATTCGGGGATGTGGGATTGCTCACTGGGGATGTACAGCTGCACCCAGAGGCCTCCTGTCTCATTATGACCACAGAGATCCTTCG ctccaTGCTGTACAGCGGCTCAGATGTCATCCGGGACCTGGAGTGGGTCATCTTTGATGAGGTTCACTACATCAATGATGCTGAG CGTGGGGTTGTGTGGGAGGAGGTGCTCATCATGCTCCCTGACCACGTCTCCATCATCCTTCTGAGTGCTACCGTCCCCAACGCCCTCGAGTTCGCCGACTGGATCGG GCGACTCAAACGTCGCCAGATCTATGTGATCAGCACTGTTGCGCGCCCCGTTCCCTTGGAGCATTATCTCTTCACGGGGAACAGCCCCAAGACCCAGGGGGAGCTCTTTCTGTTGCTGGACTCCCGAGGCACCTTCCACACAAAGGG GTACTATGCAGCTGTGGAGGCCAAGAAGGAGCGGATGAGCAAACATGCCCAGACCTTTGGGGCCAAACAGCCCACGCATCAGGGGGGGCCTGCACAG gatCGCGGTGTGTACCTAtccctcctggcctccctccGCACCCGTGCACAGCTGCCCGTGGTGGTGTTCACCTTCTCCCGGGGTCGCTGTGATGAGCAAGCCTCGGGCCTCACCTCCCTTGACCTCACCACAAGTTCAGAGAAGAGTGAGATTCACCTCTTCCTACAGCGCTGCCTTGCTCGCCTCCGTGGCTCTGACCGCCAGCTGCCCCAG GTCCTACACATGTCCGAGCTTCTGCACCGTGGCCTGGGTGTGCACCACAGTGGCATCCTGCCTATTCTTAAAGAGATCGTGGAGATGCTCTTCAGTCGAGGCCTGGTCAAG GTCTTGTTTGCCACAGAGACCTTTGCCATGGGTGTAAACATGCCTGCCCGAACGGTGGTGTTTGACTCCATGCGGAAGCACGATGGCTCCACCTTCCGGGACCTGCTCCCTGGAGAGTACGTGCAGATGGCAGGCCGGGCAGGCCGGAGGGGCCTGGACTCCACAGGCACTGTCATCCTGCTCTGCAAGGGCCGTGTGCCTGAGATGGCAGACCTGCACCGCATGATGATG GGGAAGCCGTCACAGCTGCAGTCCCAGTTCCGACTCACGTACACCATGATCCTGAACCTGCTGCGGGTGGATGCCCTTAGGGTGGAGGACATGATGAAGAGGAGCTTCTCCGAGTTTCCATCCCGCAAGGACAGTAAG GCCCATGAACAGGCTTTAGTTGAACTGACCAAGAGACTGGGGGCCTTGGAGGAACCTGACACGACTGGCCAACTGGTTGACCTGCCTGAGTATTACAGCTGGGGGGAGGAACTGACAGAGACCCGGAGCCTGATCCAG CGACGCATCATGGAGTCTGTGAATGGGCTCAAGTCTCTCTCAGCGGGAAGGGTAGTGGTTGTGAAGAATCAGGAGTATCACAACACATTGGGTGTGATCCTGCAG GTCTCCTCAAACTCCACCAACAGAGTATTTACCACCCTAGTCTTGTGTGATAAGCCTGTGTGTGAGGACCCACAGGAGAGGGCACCAGCCACCCCAGATGTGCCCTACCCCGATGATCTTGTGGGATTCAAGCTGTTCCTGCCTGAAG GGCCCTGTGACCACACAGTGGCCAAGCTCCAGCCAGGAGATGTGGCCGCCATCACCACCAAGGTGCTCCGGGTGAATGGGGAGAAGATCTTGGAGGACTTCAGCAAGAGGCTGCAACCAAAATTCAA GAAGGATCCTCCCATTGCAGCCGTGACCACTGCTGTGCAGGAACTGCTGCGTCTGGCTCAGGCCTATCCAGCGGGACCCCCTACCCTTGACCCTGTCAATGACCTGCAGCTCAAGGATGTGTCAGTGGTAGAGGGGGGGCTCCGGGCCCATAAGCTGGAGGAGCTGATCTGGGGGGCTCAGTGTGTGCACAGCCCCCGCTTCTCTGCCCAG TACCTGAAACTGCAGGAGCGAATGCAGATACAGAAAGAGATGGAGCGACTACACTTCCTGCTGTCGGATCAGTCACTGCTGCTGCTCCCAGAGTACCACCAGCgagcagag GTGCTCCGAACTCTGGGTTATGTAGACGAGGCAGGCACTGTGAAGCTGGCGGGGCGGGTGGCTTGTGCCATGAGCAGCCATGAGCTCCTCCTCACTGAGCTCATGTTCGACAACGCTCTGAGTGCCCTGCGGCCAGAGGAGATTGCGGCCCTACTCTCCGGCCTGGTCTGCCAGAgccctggggaccctggggagCAGCTCCCAAGCACCCTCAAACAG GGAGTGGAACGTGTCCGGGCTGTGGCCAAGCGGATTGGTGAGGTCCAGGTGGCCTGTGGCCTGAACCAGACAGTGGAGGAATTTGTGGGGGAGCTGAATTTTGGGCTGGTTGAGGTTGTGTACGAGTGGGCCCGGGGCATG CCCTTCTCTGAACTGGCAGGGCTGTCAGGGACCCCTGAGGGCCTGGTGGTCCGCTGCATCCAGCGCCTGGCCGAGATGTGTCGCTCGCTGAGGGGGGCAGCCCGCCTCGTAGGCGAGCCTGTGCTAGGTGCCAAGATGGAGACGGCAGCTACCTTGCTACGGAGGGACATCGTCTTTGCGGCCAGCCTGTACACTCAGTGA